A window from Bordetella petrii encodes these proteins:
- a CDS encoding glutamine--tRNA ligase/YqeY domain fusion protein: protein MTTAPTPPAATNFLRNIIEDDLQADRFQGKRWAGAPGPASAQAQGAPDPARIRTRFPPEPNGYLHIGHAKSICVNFGLARDFGGVCHLRFDDTNPEKEDQEYVDAIIEAVHWLGFDWKADGNDNLYFASDYFGFMYEFAQALVQAGHAYVDEQSPEQIRLNRGTLTEPGVASPWRDRPAAESLALLAEMRDGKHPDGSLVLRAKIDMASPNINLRDPVMYRVRHATHHRTGNQWCIYPMYSWAHPVEDALEGITHSICTLEFEDQRPFYDWILARLAELGKLARPLPHQYEFARLNLTYVVTSKRKLLQLVREGYVDGWDDPRMPTLFGMRRRGYPPSAIRLFCDRTAVSKSDSRIDYSLLEQAVRDELDPGTPRSVAVLDPLKLVITNYPAGQEEACSAPRNPHDPAAGSRQFPFTRELWIERDDFREEPPKKYFRLFPGNLVRLKYGYVVRCTGFTKDESGRVTEVQAEYLPDTRSGTPGADSVKVKGNITWVSTAHAVPARVHLYDRLFSDPHPDAGDKDFLACLNPHSRETVDAWLEPGTAAEPGATWQFERLGYFTVDSKDSTPQAPVLNRIVTLRDSWATA from the coding sequence ATGACCACCGCCCCGACGCCGCCTGCCGCCACCAATTTCCTGCGCAATATCATCGAAGATGACCTGCAGGCCGACCGCTTCCAGGGCAAGCGCTGGGCGGGCGCTCCCGGGCCCGCGTCGGCGCAGGCGCAGGGCGCCCCCGACCCGGCGCGCATCCGCACCCGCTTCCCGCCCGAGCCCAACGGCTACCTGCACATCGGCCATGCCAAGAGCATCTGCGTCAATTTCGGCCTGGCGCGCGACTTCGGCGGCGTGTGCCACCTGCGCTTCGACGACACCAACCCCGAGAAAGAAGACCAGGAATACGTCGACGCCATCATCGAGGCCGTGCACTGGCTGGGTTTCGACTGGAAGGCCGACGGCAACGACAACCTGTACTTCGCCAGCGATTACTTCGGCTTCATGTACGAATTCGCCCAGGCGCTGGTGCAGGCGGGCCACGCGTATGTCGACGAACAATCGCCCGAGCAGATCCGCCTGAACCGCGGCACCCTGACCGAGCCCGGCGTGGCCTCGCCCTGGCGCGACCGCCCGGCCGCCGAATCGCTGGCGCTGCTGGCCGAGATGCGCGACGGCAAGCACCCCGACGGCAGCCTGGTGCTGCGCGCCAAGATCGACATGGCCTCGCCCAACATCAACCTGCGCGATCCGGTCATGTACCGGGTGCGCCACGCCACGCACCACCGCACCGGCAACCAGTGGTGCATCTACCCCATGTACAGCTGGGCGCACCCGGTCGAAGACGCGCTGGAAGGCATCACGCACAGCATCTGCACCCTGGAATTCGAAGACCAGCGCCCGTTCTACGACTGGATCCTGGCCCGCCTGGCCGAGCTGGGCAAACTGGCCCGGCCGCTGCCGCACCAATACGAATTCGCGCGCCTGAACCTGACCTACGTCGTCACCAGCAAGCGCAAGCTGCTGCAGCTGGTGCGCGAAGGCTACGTCGACGGCTGGGACGACCCCCGCATGCCCACGCTGTTCGGCATGCGCCGGCGCGGCTACCCGCCGTCGGCCATCCGGCTGTTCTGCGACCGCACGGCCGTGTCCAAGTCCGACTCGCGCATCGACTACAGCCTGCTCGAACAGGCCGTGCGCGACGAGCTCGACCCCGGCACGCCGCGCTCGGTGGCGGTGCTGGACCCGCTCAAGCTGGTCATCACCAACTACCCGGCCGGCCAGGAAGAAGCCTGCTCGGCGCCGCGCAACCCCCACGACCCGGCGGCCGGCTCGCGCCAGTTCCCGTTCACGCGCGAACTGTGGATCGAACGCGACGATTTCCGCGAAGAACCGCCCAAGAAATACTTCCGCCTGTTCCCGGGCAACCTGGTGCGCCTGAAGTACGGCTACGTGGTGCGCTGCACCGGCTTCACCAAAGACGAATCCGGCCGCGTCACCGAAGTGCAGGCCGAGTACCTGCCCGACACCAGAAGCGGCACGCCCGGCGCCGACAGCGTCAAGGTCAAGGGCAACATCACCTGGGTCAGCACCGCGCACGCCGTGCCGGCGCGCGTGCACCTGTACGACCGCCTGTTCTCCGACCCGCACCCCGACGCCGGCGACAAAGACTTCCTGGCCTGCCTGAACCCCCATTCACGCGAAACCGTCGACGCCTGGCTCGAGCCCGGCACGGCGGCCGAGCCGGGCGCCACCTGGCAATTCGAGCGGCTGGGCTATTTCACGGTCGACAGCAAAGATTCCACGCCGCAGGCGCCGGTTCTCAACCGCATCGTCACGCTGCGCGATTCCTGGGCCACGGCCTGA
- the minC gene encoding septum site-determining protein MinC, with protein sequence MTTDSLALDFKSATLYAIRVVLHDADLDRLTAALDQRMADAGSFFENEPVVIDASRVDAPIDWPALLAALRGHNLPPIGVVAEGANLAAAQAAGLAAVELSTPPARPAPAVETAPPNDAATPVPAVPAAALETGAPPAADSAQAEPAPAEPAQAAPAPEPPAAAAAPASALVITKPLRSGQRVYARHTDLVVIGMVSQGAEVIADGNVHVYGPLRGKAMAGARGDTSARIFTTQLDAELLAVAGVYRVVEDKLDSSLHNQPALVHLDGETLRVEALKK encoded by the coding sequence ATGACTACTGATTCCCTTGCCCTGGATTTCAAGAGCGCCACGCTGTATGCCATACGCGTGGTGCTGCACGACGCCGACCTCGACCGCCTGACCGCCGCGCTGGACCAGCGCATGGCCGACGCCGGCAGCTTCTTCGAGAACGAGCCGGTGGTGATCGACGCCAGCCGCGTCGACGCCCCCATCGACTGGCCCGCCCTGCTGGCGGCCCTGCGCGGCCACAATCTGCCGCCCATCGGCGTGGTGGCCGAAGGCGCCAACCTGGCGGCGGCCCAGGCCGCCGGCCTGGCGGCCGTGGAACTGTCCACGCCCCCGGCGCGCCCGGCGCCCGCGGTGGAAACCGCCCCGCCCAACGACGCGGCCACCCCGGTGCCCGCCGTGCCGGCCGCCGCGCTGGAAACCGGCGCCCCGCCGGCCGCCGACAGCGCCCAGGCCGAACCGGCCCCGGCCGAGCCCGCCCAGGCGGCGCCCGCGCCCGAACCGCCGGCCGCGGCCGCCGCGCCGGCTTCGGCCCTGGTCATTACCAAGCCGCTGCGCTCGGGCCAGCGCGTCTATGCGCGCCACACCGACCTGGTCGTCATCGGCATGGTCAGCCAGGGCGCCGAAGTCATCGCCGACGGCAACGTGCATGTCTACGGCCCGCTGCGGGGCAAGGCCATGGCGGGCGCGCGCGGCGACACCTCGGCGCGCATCTTCACCACCCAGCTCGATGCCGAGCTGCTGGCCGTGGCCGGCGTGTACCGGGTCGTGGAAGACAAGCTCGACAGCTCGCTGCACAACCAGCCCGCGCTGGTGCACCTGGACGGCGAGACGCTGCGGGTAGAAGCCCTGAAGAAGTAA
- the minD gene encoding septum site-determining protein MinD, translated as MTRIVVVTSGKGGVGKTTTSASFSSGLAMRGHKTAVIDFDVGLRNLDLIMGCERRVVYDFVNVIQGEASLKQALIKDKQLENLFILPASQTRDKDALTQEGVAKVIEDLKEMGFDYIVCDSPAGIETGALMAAYFADDALVVTNPEVSSVRDSDRILGILAAKSRRAIEGDEPVKEYLLLTRYNPKRVNDGEMLSLTDIEDILRIKLIGVIPESEAVLQASNQGLPAIHLRDTDVAEAYKDVVARYLGEEKPLRFTDYEKPGLLKRLFGGK; from the coding sequence ATGACACGTATTGTTGTGGTGACATCCGGCAAGGGCGGGGTGGGCAAGACCACCACCAGCGCCAGCTTTTCGTCCGGACTGGCCATGCGCGGCCACAAGACCGCCGTCATCGACTTCGACGTCGGCCTGCGCAACCTGGATCTCATCATGGGCTGCGAACGCCGCGTCGTGTATGACTTCGTCAACGTCATCCAGGGCGAAGCCTCGCTGAAGCAGGCGCTGATCAAGGACAAGCAGCTCGAGAACCTGTTCATTCTGCCGGCCTCGCAAACCCGCGACAAAGACGCGCTGACGCAGGAAGGCGTGGCCAAGGTCATCGAAGACCTGAAGGAAATGGGTTTCGACTACATCGTGTGCGATTCGCCCGCCGGCATTGAAACGGGCGCCCTGATGGCCGCCTACTTCGCCGACGACGCCCTGGTGGTCACCAACCCCGAGGTCTCGTCGGTGCGCGATTCCGACCGCATCCTGGGCATCCTGGCCGCCAAGTCGCGCCGCGCCATCGAAGGCGACGAGCCCGTCAAGGAATACCTGCTGCTCACGCGCTACAACCCCAAGCGCGTCAACGACGGCGAAATGCTGTCGCTGACCGACATCGAAGACATCCTGCGCATCAAGCTGATCGGCGTCATCCCCGAATCCGAAGCGGTGCTGCAAGCGTCGAACCAGGGCCTGCCGGCCATTCACCTGCGCGACACCGACGTGGCCGAGGCCTACAAAGACGTGGTGGCCCGCTACCTGGGCGAAGAAAAGCCCCTGCGCTTCACCGACTACGAGAAGCCCGGCCTGCTCAAGCGCCTGTTCGGAGGGAAGTAA
- the minE gene encoding cell division topological specificity factor MinE, whose translation MSFLSFLLGQKKTSAVVAKERLQIILAHERSGRGASPDYLPQLQQELVAVISKYVNINPDDIKVHLERQDTLEVLEVKIEMPQKEA comes from the coding sequence ATGTCCTTCCTGTCGTTTCTGCTCGGCCAGAAGAAGACCTCGGCGGTTGTCGCCAAGGAACGCCTGCAAATCATCCTGGCGCACGAGCGTTCGGGCCGCGGCGCGTCGCCCGACTACCTGCCCCAGCTGCAGCAGGAGCTGGTGGCCGTCATTTCCAAGTACGTGAACATCAACCCCGACGACATCAAGGTGCACCTGGAACGCCAGGACACGCTGGAAGTCCTTGAAGTCAAGATCGAGATGCCGCAAAAAGAAGCCTGA
- a CDS encoding glycine zipper 2TM domain-containing protein encodes MKIGTFAKISTAIVLAASVAGCSSWDSMSRRQKSTVGGAAVGGVAGAVISGGGILGTVGGAALGGIIGDQVGK; translated from the coding sequence ATGAAAATTGGAACCTTCGCAAAAATCAGCACGGCCATCGTGCTCGCAGCATCTGTCGCGGGATGCTCTTCGTGGGATAGCATGAGCCGCCGCCAGAAAAGCACCGTGGGCGGGGCCGCCGTCGGCGGCGTGGCCGGCGCGGTGATCAGCGGCGGCGGCATCCTGGGCACGGTGGGCGGCGCCGCGCTGGGCGGCATCATCGGCGACCAGGTCGGCAAGTAA
- a CDS encoding isochorismatase family protein — MLLQAADSTLLIVDMQERLMPAIAHGAEQADTVAKLAQGARLLDVPVVATEHSSGALGHTIEPLRGPVQAVFQKRHFSAAREPGFDAWLPAARRTVLVVGWEAHVCVLQTVVGLLELNYRAVLVSDAVGSRRPADQHAGMRRMRAAGATVVTAEMALFEWMESCDHPRFRDVLRLVK; from the coding sequence ATGCTGCTGCAAGCCGCCGACTCGACGCTGCTGATCGTCGACATGCAAGAACGCCTGATGCCGGCCATCGCGCATGGCGCCGAGCAGGCGGACACCGTCGCCAAGCTGGCGCAGGGCGCGCGCCTGCTCGACGTGCCGGTGGTCGCCACCGAGCACAGCAGCGGCGCCCTGGGCCACACCATCGAGCCGCTGCGCGGCCCGGTGCAGGCGGTGTTCCAGAAGCGGCATTTTTCGGCGGCGCGCGAACCCGGCTTCGATGCCTGGCTGCCGGCCGCGCGGCGCACGGTGCTGGTGGTTGGCTGGGAAGCCCACGTTTGCGTGCTGCAAACCGTGGTGGGCCTGCTCGAACTGAATTACCGCGCCGTGCTGGTGTCCGATGCGGTCGGCTCGCGGCGGCCAGCCGACCAGCACGCGGGCATGCGCCGCATGCGCGCGGCGGGCGCTACCGTGGTCACCGCCGAAATGGCTTTATTCGAGTGGATGGAAAGCTGCGACCATCCCCGCTTCCGCGACGTGTTACGTTTGGTGAAATAA